A single region of the Streptomyces sp. NBC_00425 genome encodes:
- the thiC gene encoding phosphomethylpyrimidine synthase ThiC: MTNKDARTPASMQDVTSDNAVDVEAVEGGRSIGWHKGYVEGDRPDLQVPVRQVHLTNGRSVTLYDTSGPYTDPLVETDVRRGLLPLRENWIIARGDTEEYAGRPVRPEDDGIKHTSPRGGLRNLDAVFPGRPRLPRRGRDGKAVTQLAYARRGEITPEMEFVAIRENVSPEVVRDEIAAGRAVLPANVNHPEIEPMIIGKRFLVKVNANIGNSAVTSSIEEEVEKMTWATRWGADTVMDLSTGRNIHTTREWVLRNSPVPIGTVPLYQALEKVDGRAEELTWEIYKDTVIEQAEQGVDYMTVHAGVRLPYVPLTANRKTGIVSRGGSIMAAWCLAHHKESFLYENFEELCEILAAYDVTYSLGDGLRPGSIADANDEAQFAELRTLGELNRIAKRFHVQTMIEGPGHVPMHKIKENIDLQQEICDEAPFYTLGPLTTDVAPAYDHITSGIGAAMIAWWGTAMLCYVTPKEHLGLPNRDDVKTGVITYKIAAHAADLAKGHPGAQDWDDALSDARFEFRWEDQFNLALDPDTAREFHDETLPAEPAKTAHFCSMCGPKFCSMKISQDIRRAHGGNRAEIEEGMAQKSKEFAEGGNRVYLPLAT; this comes from the coding sequence ATGACCAACAAGGACGCACGCACGCCTGCCTCCATGCAGGACGTCACCAGCGACAACGCGGTCGACGTCGAGGCTGTGGAGGGCGGGAGGTCCATCGGCTGGCACAAGGGGTACGTCGAGGGCGATCGCCCCGACCTCCAGGTGCCGGTCCGACAGGTGCACCTCACCAACGGCCGGTCGGTCACGCTGTACGACACGTCCGGCCCGTACACCGATCCGCTCGTCGAGACGGACGTGCGCAGGGGACTCCTGCCACTGCGCGAGAACTGGATCATCGCTCGTGGCGACACCGAGGAGTACGCAGGCCGTCCCGTCCGTCCGGAGGACGACGGCATCAAGCACACCTCGCCGCGCGGAGGTCTGCGCAATCTCGACGCGGTGTTCCCGGGCCGCCCGCGTCTGCCGCGTCGTGGCCGGGACGGCAAGGCCGTCACTCAGCTCGCGTACGCGCGCCGGGGGGAGATCACTCCCGAGATGGAGTTCGTGGCCATCCGGGAGAACGTCTCGCCCGAGGTGGTGCGCGACGAGATAGCTGCGGGACGGGCCGTGCTGCCGGCCAACGTCAACCACCCGGAGATCGAGCCGATGATCATCGGCAAGCGGTTCCTGGTGAAGGTCAACGCCAACATCGGCAACTCGGCGGTGACGTCCTCCATCGAGGAGGAGGTCGAGAAGATGACCTGGGCGACCCGCTGGGGCGCCGACACCGTCATGGATCTGTCCACCGGTCGCAACATCCACACCACTCGCGAATGGGTGCTGCGCAACTCCCCCGTCCCCATCGGCACGGTGCCGCTGTATCAGGCGCTGGAGAAGGTCGACGGTCGCGCCGAGGAGCTGACCTGGGAGATCTACAAGGACACCGTCATCGAACAGGCCGAGCAGGGCGTGGACTACATGACGGTCCACGCGGGCGTCCGTCTTCCGTACGTCCCGCTCACGGCCAACCGCAAGACTGGCATCGTGTCGCGCGGCGGCTCGATCATGGCCGCCTGGTGCCTCGCCCACCACAAGGAGTCGTTCCTCTACGAGAACTTCGAGGAACTCTGCGAGATCCTCGCCGCCTACGACGTCACCTACTCGCTGGGCGACGGGCTGCGGCCGGGATCCATCGCGGACGCCAACGACGAGGCGCAGTTCGCCGAGTTGAGGACGCTCGGGGAACTCAACCGGATCGCCAAGCGTTTCCATGTACAGACGATGATCGAAGGCCCGGGGCATGTCCCGATGCACAAGATCAAGGAGAACATCGACCTTCAGCAGGAGATCTGTGATGAAGCTCCGTTCTATACGCTCGGCCCGCTGACGACGGACGTCGCGCCCGCGTACGACCACATCACCTCCGGCATCGGCGCCGCGATGATCGCCTGGTGGGGCACGGCGATGCTCTGCTACGTCACGCCCAAGGAACACCTCGGTCTCCCCAACCGCGACGACGTCAAGACCGGTGTCATCACCTACAAGATCGCCGCCCACGCCGCCGACCTCGCCAAGGGGCATCCCGGCGCGCAGGACTGGGACGACGCGCTGTCCGACGCCCGCTTCGAGTTCCGCTGGGAGGACCAGTTCAATCTCGCCCTCGACCCGGACACGGCACGGGAGTTCCACGACGAGACCCTTCCGGCCGAGCCCGCGAAGACGGCGCATTTCTGCTCGATGTGCGGGCCGAAGTTCTGCTCGATGAAGATCTCCCAGGACATCCGTCGGGCTCACGGCGGTAACAGGGCGGAGATCGAGGAGGGCATGGCGCAGAAGTCCAAGGAGTTCGCGGAGGGCGGGAACCGGGTCTATCTGCCGCTCGCCACCTGA
- a CDS encoding VWA domain-containing protein — MTARSMSKGANLAVDSPAVRVELSWSEGAGGPDVDASALLLTADGRVRGDGDFVFYNQPRHASGAVRHLGKQRAGDVTTDTVDVDFGALEAVITRVVLCASADGGVFGQVTGLTLRLLDPDGRSELARFEMRADTETAFIGGELYLREGRWKFRAVGQGYASGLAGLATDFGITVDEEQEETAARPGRPPQVRPDPPRAGSPGMPPTVPPTSPTIPPISPTPVRPGVPGTGAVGTGAVGTGPTVPRLTKGEERLPVDMRKRLSLRKEQVAVSLSKRGAAGITARVVLVLDASGSMAFLYSRGVVADVVERMAAVVAQLDDDGEMQAWTFASEAARLPDLRLGELPEWLRLHVRGGEMSLFRRGKKPRKGMEPGQVDMRAVGIQNEEQKAIAQVRSYVQENPAPVPTLVLFFSDGGVYRDAAIERELRAAVEEPIFWQFVGLGRSDYGVLERFDTLPGRRVDNVGFFAVDDIGSVPDQELYDRLLSEFPSWIRAAGQAGIL, encoded by the coding sequence ATGACTGCGCGATCCATGAGCAAGGGCGCCAACCTGGCGGTCGACTCGCCCGCCGTTCGTGTGGAACTCAGCTGGTCCGAGGGGGCCGGAGGGCCGGACGTCGACGCCTCGGCGCTGTTGCTGACCGCCGACGGACGGGTGCGGGGCGACGGTGACTTCGTCTTCTACAACCAGCCCCGCCACGCGTCCGGCGCCGTGCGGCACCTCGGCAAGCAGCGCGCCGGCGACGTCACGACCGACACGGTGGACGTGGACTTCGGTGCGCTGGAGGCCGTCATCACGCGGGTGGTGCTGTGTGCGTCGGCCGACGGCGGGGTCTTCGGACAGGTCACCGGTCTGACGCTGCGGTTGCTGGACCCGGACGGGCGATCCGAACTGGCTCGCTTCGAGATGCGGGCAGACACGGAGACGGCGTTCATCGGCGGTGAGCTGTACCTGCGCGAAGGCCGCTGGAAGTTCCGGGCGGTCGGGCAGGGGTACGCGTCCGGACTCGCGGGGCTGGCCACCGACTTCGGGATCACGGTCGACGAGGAGCAGGAGGAGACGGCCGCTCGGCCGGGCAGGCCGCCTCAGGTCCGCCCGGACCCGCCCCGGGCCGGCAGCCCGGGCATGCCCCCGACCGTCCCGCCGACCTCGCCGACAATCCCGCCGATTTCGCCGACACCCGTGCGCCCGGGCGTGCCGGGGACGGGCGCGGTGGGGACGGGTGCGGTGGGCACCGGGCCCACGGTTCCCCGCCTGACCAAGGGGGAGGAGCGGCTCCCCGTGGACATGCGCAAGCGCCTGTCACTGCGCAAGGAGCAGGTGGCCGTCAGCCTGAGCAAGCGGGGAGCGGCCGGGATCACCGCGCGGGTCGTGCTCGTCCTCGACGCCTCCGGTTCCATGGCGTTCCTGTACTCCCGGGGGGTGGTCGCGGACGTCGTGGAGCGGATGGCGGCCGTGGTGGCGCAGCTCGACGACGACGGCGAGATGCAGGCCTGGACGTTCGCCAGCGAAGCCGCTCGCCTCCCCGACCTGCGTCTGGGGGAGCTGCCCGAGTGGCTGCGGCTGCATGTGCGCGGGGGAGAGATGAGCCTGTTCCGGCGCGGCAAGAAGCCTCGCAAGGGGATGGAGCCCGGGCAGGTCGACATGCGCGCGGTCGGCATCCAGAACGAGGAGCAGAAGGCGATCGCGCAGGTCAGGTCCTACGTTCAGGAGAATCCGGCGCCTGTTCCGACGTTGGTGCTGTTCTTCTCCGACGGAGGGGTCTACCGGGACGCGGCGATCGAGCGGGAGCTGCGGGCCGCGGTCGAGGAGCCGATCTTCTGGCAGTTCGTGGGACTCGGCAGGTCCGACTACGGGGTCCTGGAGCGGTTCGACACGCTGCCCGGCCGCCGGGTGGACAACGTGGGCTTCTTCGCCGTCGACGACATCGGCAGCGTCCCGGACCAGGAGCTCTACGACCGGCTTCTCTCCGAGTTCCCCAGCTGGATCAGGGCTGCGGGGCAGGCCGGCATCCTCTGA
- a CDS encoding metallophosphoesterase, with protein sequence MTQGAGQGPEVERTATLRDFRVPAYVNETGPYDHDTHPGNAAPPLEEPLEHPDGYTPTQRDLPVINRRGDTLQVAVDPAVVQAPVTVTGPGPLFVVGDVHGYLDDLVAALREKGLVDAAGNWCAGTARLWFLGDFTDRGPDGIGVIDLVMRLSAEAAAAGGYCKALMGNHELLLLGAKRFGDTPVNSGAGTATFQAAWLLNGGQKYDMDRLQDHHLQWMSRLDAMEEVDGHLLVHSDTTAYLDYGDSIEAVNDTVRETITRNDADEVWDLFRKFTKRFSFRDEGGADAVRSLLDTYGGTRIVHGHSPIPYLLGEVGSEEGEDNSGPHVEGPHVYADGLAIAMDGGVTMAGKLLVQQLPLNI encoded by the coding sequence ATGACTCAGGGGGCCGGTCAGGGACCCGAGGTGGAGCGGACGGCGACGTTGCGTGACTTCCGGGTGCCCGCGTACGTCAACGAGACCGGTCCGTACGACCACGACACCCATCCCGGGAACGCCGCACCGCCCCTCGAGGAGCCGCTGGAGCACCCGGACGGCTACACGCCGACCCAGCGCGACCTGCCCGTCATCAACCGTCGCGGCGACACCCTCCAGGTGGCCGTGGACCCGGCGGTCGTGCAGGCGCCGGTCACCGTGACCGGCCCGGGCCCGCTCTTCGTCGTCGGCGACGTGCACGGCTACCTCGACGACCTGGTGGCCGCCCTGCGCGAGAAGGGCCTGGTCGACGCGGCCGGCAACTGGTGCGCGGGCACGGCCCGCCTCTGGTTCCTCGGCGACTTCACCGACCGCGGCCCGGACGGCATCGGCGTCATCGACCTCGTCATGCGGCTGTCCGCCGAAGCCGCCGCGGCCGGCGGGTACTGCAAGGCGCTCATGGGCAACCACGAACTGCTGCTGCTCGGCGCCAAGCGGTTCGGCGACACCCCGGTCAACTCCGGCGCGGGCACCGCCACCTTCCAGGCGGCCTGGCTGCTCAACGGCGGCCAGAAGTACGACATGGACCGGCTCCAGGACCACCACCTGCAGTGGATGTCCCGTCTGGACGCCATGGAGGAGGTCGACGGCCATCTCCTCGTCCACTCCGACACCACCGCCTACCTCGACTACGGCGACTCGATCGAGGCGGTCAACGACACCGTCCGCGAAACGATCACGCGTAACGACGCGGACGAGGTGTGGGATCTGTTCCGCAAGTTCACGAAGCGTTTCTCCTTCCGTGACGAGGGCGGCGCCGACGCCGTGCGCTCCCTCCTCGATACGTACGGCGGCACCCGCATCGTTCACGGCCACAGCCCGATTCCCTACCTGCTCGGCGAAGTCGGCTCCGAGGAGGGCGAGGACAACAGCGGACCGCACGTCGAGGGACCGCACGTCTACGCCGACGGGCTGGCCATCGCGATGGACGGCGGCGTGACGATGGCCGGGAAACTCCTGGTCCAGCAATTGCCCCTGAACATCTGA
- a CDS encoding LacI family DNA-binding transcriptional regulator: MTAAGKHQVSRAETSRRGSRPGRAGIRDVAAAAGVSITTVSDALNGKGRLPDATRRHVREVADRLGYRPSAAARTLRTGKSGLIGLTVTTYGDEPFTFTEFAYFAEMARAATSAALARGYALVILPATSRHDVWSNVALDGTVVIDPSDQDPVVSELVRQGLPVVSDGRPAGTLPVTAWVDNDHEAAVLDILDHLADAGARRIGLLTGTTTDTYTHLSTSAYLQWCERVGQDPVYEAYPAHDPCAGAVAADRLLARPDRPDAVYGLFDPNGTDLLAAARRYGLRVPEELLIVCCSESMVYANTEPPVTTLSLKPRRIGTAVVQLLIDAIEGVESERTVEQVIPTELMVRTSSQRRPPRTTVSPPRAPEKG, from the coding sequence ATGACAGCAGCAGGGAAGCACCAGGTGAGCCGCGCGGAAACCTCACGCCGAGGCAGCCGGCCGGGCCGGGCGGGCATCAGGGACGTGGCCGCCGCCGCCGGAGTGTCCATCACGACCGTCTCGGACGCCCTCAACGGCAAGGGCAGGCTCCCCGACGCCACCCGACGCCATGTCCGCGAGGTCGCCGACCGACTGGGCTACCGCCCCTCCGCGGCCGCCCGAACCCTCCGTACCGGCAAGTCGGGCCTCATCGGCCTGACCGTGACCACGTACGGGGATGAACCTTTCACCTTCACCGAGTTCGCGTACTTCGCGGAGATGGCGCGCGCCGCCACGTCGGCCGCGCTGGCCCGCGGCTACGCGCTCGTCATCCTCCCCGCGACCTCGCGCCACGACGTGTGGTCGAACGTCGCCCTGGACGGCACGGTCGTCATCGACCCCTCCGACCAGGATCCGGTGGTCAGCGAGCTGGTCCGGCAGGGTTTACCGGTCGTCTCCGACGGCCGCCCGGCCGGCACGCTCCCGGTCACCGCGTGGGTGGACAACGACCACGAGGCGGCCGTCCTCGACATCCTCGACCATCTGGCCGACGCCGGCGCCCGCCGCATCGGCCTGCTCACGGGCACCACGACCGACACCTACACCCACCTGTCGACCAGCGCCTACCTGCAGTGGTGCGAGCGGGTCGGCCAGGACCCCGTCTACGAGGCCTACCCCGCCCACGACCCGTGTGCGGGCGCCGTGGCCGCCGACCGGCTGCTGGCCCGCCCGGACCGCCCCGACGCCGTCTACGGCCTGTTCGACCCCAACGGCACCGACCTCCTCGCCGCCGCCCGGCGCTACGGGCTGCGCGTGCCGGAGGAGCTGCTGATCGTCTGCTGCAGCGAGTCCATGGTGTACGCCAACACCGAGCCGCCCGTGACCACGCTCTCCCTCAAGCCGCGCCGCATCGGAACGGCGGTGGTGCAGCTCCTCATCGACGCGATCGAGGGCGTGGAGTCGGAACGGACGGTCGAGCAGGTGATACCGACCGAGCTGATGGTGCGCACGTCGTCACAGCGCCGCCCGCCCCGCACGACGGTCAGCCCGCCCCGGGCGCCGGAGAAGGGGTGA
- the hisC gene encoding histidinol-phosphate transaminase, with the protein MSETSPKLRAELEGIPTYKPGRPAAAGGPVAYKLSSNENPYPPLPGVMESVTAAAAAFNRYPDLACTALVNELSERFGVPAAHLATGTGSVGVAQQLVQATAGAGDEVVYAWRSFEAYPIITQINGARPVQVPLTPGDVHDLDAMADAITDRTRLVFVCNPNNPTGTVVRRAELERFLDRVPRDVLVVLDEAYREFIRDPEVPDGVEFYRKRPNVCVLRTFSKAYGLAGLRVGFAIAHEPVAEALRKTAVPFGVSQLAQEAAIASLRAEDALLGRVGSLVGERLRVVEALRGQGWTVPETQANFVWLRLGEQTAAFAGACEQAGVVVRPFPGEGVRVTIGENEANDIFLKAAEGFRQEQ; encoded by the coding sequence GTGAGCGAGACGAGCCCCAAGCTGCGCGCCGAGCTGGAGGGTATCCCCACCTACAAGCCGGGCAGGCCGGCTGCGGCGGGCGGTCCCGTGGCCTACAAGCTGTCCTCCAACGAGAACCCCTATCCGCCGCTGCCCGGGGTGATGGAGAGCGTGACGGCCGCGGCCGCCGCCTTCAACCGCTACCCGGACCTGGCCTGCACGGCGCTGGTCAACGAGCTCTCCGAGCGCTTCGGCGTCCCGGCCGCCCATCTGGCCACCGGCACCGGCTCGGTCGGCGTGGCCCAGCAGCTGGTGCAGGCGACCGCGGGCGCCGGCGACGAGGTCGTCTACGCGTGGCGGTCCTTCGAGGCGTATCCGATCATCACGCAGATCAACGGCGCACGGCCGGTGCAGGTGCCGCTGACGCCGGGGGACGTCCACGACCTGGACGCCATGGCCGACGCGATCACCGACCGGACGCGGCTGGTCTTCGTCTGCAACCCCAACAACCCCACAGGTACCGTCGTCAGGCGTGCCGAGCTGGAACGTTTCCTGGACCGGGTGCCGCGGGACGTGCTGGTCGTGCTCGACGAGGCCTATCGCGAGTTCATCCGCGACCCCGAGGTGCCGGACGGCGTCGAGTTCTACCGCAAGCGGCCCAACGTGTGCGTGCTGCGGACCTTCTCCAAGGCGTACGGCCTGGCCGGCCTGCGGGTGGGCTTCGCCATCGCCCACGAGCCGGTCGCGGAGGCGCTGCGCAAGACGGCGGTGCCGTTCGGCGTCAGCCAGCTCGCCCAGGAGGCGGCGATCGCCTCGCTGCGCGCCGAGGACGCGCTGCTCGGCCGGGTCGGCTCCCTGGTGGGCGAGCGTCTGCGGGTGGTCGAGGCCCTGCGTGGGCAGGGCTGGACGGTGCCCGAGACGCAGGCCAACTTCGTGTGGCTGCGGCTGGGCGAGCAGACGGCGGCCTTCGCGGGGGCGTGCGAGCAGGCCGGCGTCGTGGTGCGGCCGTTCCCGGGCGAGGGCGTGCGGGTGACGATCGGCGAGAACGAGGCGAACGACATCTTCCTGAAGGCGGCGGAGGGGTTCCGTCAGGAGCAGTAA
- a CDS encoding cytochrome ubiquinol oxidase subunit I — MDLALAPETLARWQFGITTVYHFLFVPLTISLAALTAGLQTAWVRTENEKYLRATKFWGKLFLINIAMGVVTGIVQEFQFGMNWSDYSRFVGDVFGAPLAFEALIAFFFESTFIGLWIFGWDKLPKKIHLACIWMVSIGTILSAYFILAANSWMQHPVGYRINEKKGRAELTDFWAVLTQNTALAQVFHTLSAAFLTGGAFMVGIAAFHLYRRKHIPVMKTSLRLGLITVVIAGLLTAVSGDTLGKVMFKQQPMKMAAAEALWDGEAPAPFSVFAYGDVEKGHNTVAVEIPGLLSFLANDDFSSYVPGINDVNKAEQEKFGPGDYRPNIPVAYWGFRWMIGFGMASFTIGLAGLWLTRRKFLLPQHLRVGEDEVPHVVLFGKKALGPKLTRLYWLVAIWTLGFPLIANSWGWIFTEMGRQPWVVYGVLQTRDAVSPGVSQGEVLLSMTVFTALYAILAVVEVKLLAKYVKAGPPELTEADLNPPTKIGGDSQDADKPMAFSY; from the coding sequence GTGGACCTGGCTTTGGCGCCGGAGACCCTGGCGCGCTGGCAGTTCGGCATCACCACCGTCTACCACTTCCTCTTCGTCCCCCTGACGATCTCCCTGGCGGCCCTGACCGCCGGACTGCAGACCGCCTGGGTGCGCACGGAGAACGAGAAGTACCTCAGGGCGACGAAGTTCTGGGGCAAGCTCTTCCTGATCAACATCGCGATGGGCGTCGTCACGGGCATCGTGCAGGAGTTCCAGTTCGGCATGAACTGGTCCGACTACTCGCGCTTCGTCGGCGACGTCTTCGGCGCCCCGCTCGCCTTCGAGGCCCTGATCGCCTTCTTCTTCGAGTCCACCTTCATCGGCCTGTGGATCTTCGGCTGGGACAAGCTGCCGAAGAAGATCCACCTGGCCTGCATCTGGATGGTCTCGATCGGCACGATCCTGTCGGCCTACTTCATCCTCGCGGCCAACTCGTGGATGCAGCATCCCGTGGGCTACCGGATCAACGAGAAGAAGGGCCGGGCCGAGCTGACCGACTTCTGGGCCGTGCTCACCCAGAACACCGCGCTCGCCCAGGTCTTCCACACCCTGTCGGCGGCCTTCCTGACCGGTGGCGCCTTCATGGTGGGCATCGCCGCCTTCCACCTGTACCGCAGGAAGCACATCCCGGTGATGAAGACCTCGCTGCGGCTGGGCCTGATCACCGTGGTCATCGCCGGTCTGCTCACGGCGGTCAGCGGCGACACCCTCGGCAAGGTGATGTTCAAGCAGCAGCCGATGAAGATGGCGGCAGCCGAGGCACTGTGGGACGGCGAGGCGCCCGCTCCCTTCTCCGTCTTCGCCTACGGCGACGTCGAGAAGGGCCACAACACGGTCGCCGTCGAGATCCCGGGACTGCTGTCCTTCCTCGCGAATGACGACTTCAGCTCGTACGTCCCCGGCATCAACGACGTGAACAAGGCCGAGCAGGAGAAGTTCGGGCCCGGCGACTACCGGCCCAACATCCCCGTCGCCTACTGGGGCTTCCGCTGGATGATCGGCTTCGGCATGGCCTCCTTCACGATCGGACTGGCCGGACTCTGGCTCACCCGCCGCAAGTTCCTGCTGCCGCAGCACCTGAGGGTCGGCGAGGACGAGGTGCCGCACGTGGTGCTGTTCGGAAAGAAGGCGCTCGGCCCCAAGCTCACGAGGCTCTACTGGCTGGTGGCGATCTGGACCCTGGGCTTCCCGCTGATCGCCAACTCCTGGGGCTGGATCTTCACCGAGATGGGCCGCCAGCCCTGGGTGGTCTACGGCGTTCTGCAGACCCGGGACGCGGTCTCCCCCGGGGTCTCCCAGGGCGAGGTCCTTCTCTCGATGACCGTCTTCACCGCGCTGTACGCCATCCTCGCCGTCGTCGAGGTCAAGCTGCTGGCCAAGTACGTGAAGGCCGGCCCGCCGGAGCTCACCGAGGCCGACCTCAACCCGCCCACGAAGATCGGCGGCGACTCCCAGGACGCCGACAAGCCGATGGCCTTCTCCTACTAG
- the cydB gene encoding cytochrome d ubiquinol oxidase subunit II, with amino-acid sequence MELHDVWFVLIAVLWTGYFFLEGFDFGVGILTRLLARDRPERRVLINTIGPVWDGNEVWLLTAGGATFAAFPEWYATLFSGFYLPLLLILVCLIVRGVAFEYRAKRPEENWQRNWETAIFWTSLLPAFLWGVAFGNIVGGVKIDRNFEYVGGFWDLLNPYALLGGLVTLTLFTFHGAVFTALKTVGDIRARARKLASKVGVVTAVLALVFLTWTQIDSGDAKSLVALVVAVAALIAALVANRSGREGWSFALSGVTIVAAVAMLFLSLFPNVMPSSLNEDWSLTVTNASSSPYTLKIMTWCAGVATPLVLLYQGWTYWVFRKRIGTQHLAEPVH; translated from the coding sequence ATGGAACTGCACGACGTCTGGTTCGTCCTCATCGCCGTCCTGTGGACCGGCTACTTCTTCCTGGAGGGCTTCGACTTCGGGGTCGGAATCCTCACCAGGCTGCTCGCCCGCGACCGGCCCGAGCGGCGGGTGCTGATCAACACCATCGGGCCGGTCTGGGACGGCAACGAGGTGTGGCTGCTCACGGCGGGTGGCGCGACGTTCGCCGCCTTCCCCGAGTGGTACGCCACGCTCTTCTCCGGCTTCTACCTGCCCCTGCTGCTCATCCTGGTCTGCCTGATCGTGCGCGGCGTCGCCTTCGAGTACCGGGCCAAGCGGCCGGAGGAGAACTGGCAGCGCAACTGGGAGACCGCGATCTTCTGGACCTCGCTCCTCCCGGCGTTCCTGTGGGGCGTCGCCTTCGGCAACATCGTGGGAGGCGTCAAGATCGACCGGAACTTCGAGTACGTGGGCGGCTTCTGGGACCTGCTCAACCCGTACGCGTTGCTCGGCGGCCTGGTGACGCTGACGCTGTTCACCTTCCACGGAGCGGTGTTCACCGCGCTGAAGACCGTGGGTGACATCCGGGCGCGGGCACGGAAGCTGGCGTCGAAGGTCGGCGTCGTGACCGCCGTCCTCGCGTTGGTCTTCCTGACCTGGACGCAGATCGACAGCGGTGACGCCAAGAGTCTGGTCGCCCTCGTCGTGGCGGTCGCCGCCCTGATCGCGGCCCTCGTGGCGAACCGATCGGGGCGGGAGGGCTGGTCGTTCGCCCTCTCCGGCGTGACCATCGTGGCCGCCGTGGCGATGCTCTTCCTGTCGCTCTTCCCGAACGTCATGCCGTCCTCGCTCAACGAGGACTGGAGCCTGACGGTGACCAACGCCTCGTCGAGTCCGTACACCTTGAAGATCATGACGTGGTGTGCAGGGGTCGCCACCCCGCTCGTCCTGCTCTACCAGGGCTGGACGTACTGGGTGTTCCGCAAGCGGATCGGCACACAGCACCTCGCCGAGCCGGTGCACTGA